One Desulfonatronum sp. SC1 DNA segment encodes these proteins:
- a CDS encoding AMP-binding protein, producing the protein MRRIALDSYDYFILVRAVAFAKLKAVRNISDVFGEELLLAAESDFIREPLKTTPDELAQVSEQVAGYFGLSAEKAAVLAELPSLGQWAGYLLEQVGPRPDRIAFSTSGSTGEPKTVVRDFFFLEQDAVHLADLFPGVNRFLALAPPHHIYGFIHAVLIPKLLNVPCEDRRFVNLSALINELRPGDAILGFPHVWRLCVETGELFPPGVLGVTSTGPCPPEIIRSLKSLGLETMLEIYGSSENGAIGYRTGLNDPLTLLPTWKRVGEDRLVRDLEQGGSSAPFLVQDMLDWVDHTHFFVKKRLDHAVQVAGINVYPARVRDALLTHEAVADCAVRLMRPEEGHRLKAFVVLQASREADPGIRDALRVHLARLLSHVEQPASIIFGPELPKNELGKAADWNIHPGPVPALEQATRR; encoded by the coding sequence ATGCGGCGGATTGCGCTTGATAGTTACGATTATTTCATCCTGGTTCGAGCTGTCGCGTTTGCCAAGCTCAAGGCGGTTCGCAACATCTCCGACGTGTTCGGCGAAGAACTGCTTCTTGCGGCGGAGAGCGATTTCATCCGGGAGCCGCTGAAGACAACGCCGGATGAACTGGCCCAGGTCTCCGAACAGGTGGCCGGGTATTTCGGCCTTTCGGCGGAAAAGGCCGCGGTTTTGGCCGAATTGCCCAGCCTGGGACAATGGGCCGGATATCTCTTGGAACAAGTCGGTCCGCGACCGGACCGCATCGCCTTTTCCACTTCCGGCAGCACCGGCGAACCGAAAACCGTTGTTCGCGACTTCTTTTTCCTGGAACAGGACGCCGTGCATCTGGCCGACTTGTTCCCCGGCGTCAACCGCTTTCTGGCCCTGGCCCCGCCGCACCATATTTACGGGTTCATTCACGCGGTTCTGATTCCCAAGCTGCTGAACGTGCCGTGCGAGGATCGGCGATTCGTCAATCTTTCCGCCCTGATCAACGAACTGCGTCCGGGCGACGCGATCCTCGGTTTTCCGCATGTCTGGCGGCTCTGCGTGGAGACCGGGGAATTATTCCCACCGGGAGTTCTCGGGGTCACGTCCACGGGACCCTGTCCGCCGGAGATCATCCGATCCCTGAAGAGCCTGGGCCTGGAAACAATGCTCGAAATTTACGGCTCATCGGAAAACGGGGCCATCGGCTACCGGACCGGACTGAACGACCCTTTGACCTTGCTGCCCACCTGGAAACGGGTCGGCGAGGACCGGCTGGTCCGCGACCTCGAGCAGGGTGGTTCGTCCGCTCCGTTCCTGGTTCAGGACATGCTGGACTGGGTGGACCACACCCATTTTTTCGTCAAAAAACGTCTGGACCACGCCGTCCAGGTCGCCGGGATCAACGTCTATCCAGCCCGGGTCCGCGATGCGTTGCTGACCCATGAAGCCGTGGCCGACTGCGCCGTGCGGCTGATGCGCCCGGAAGAAGGCCACCGCCTGAAGGCCTTCGTGGTGCTTCAGGCGAGCCGAGAGGCCGACCCGGGCATCCGCGACGCCTTGCGCGTCCATTTGGCCCGCCTCCTGTCCCACGTCGAACAGCCCGCCTCCATCATCTTCGGTCCCGAACTGCCTAAAAACGAGCTGGGCAAGGCGGCGGACTGGAATATCCATCCCGGCCCGGTCCCTGCTTTGGAGCAGGCCACGCGGCGATAG
- a CDS encoding acyl carrier protein: MQQHIIDTVNTALAEEFELDAEAMRPEAHLFNDLGLDSLDAVDMVIVLEKAFGCKLRDEQAIREIRTLGNLYTFIETKRKELE, from the coding sequence ATGCAGCAACACATTATTGATACCGTGAACACCGCCCTGGCCGAGGAATTCGAACTGGACGCGGAGGCCATGCGGCCCGAGGCGCACCTGTTCAACGACCTGGGGCTGGACAGCCTGGATGCCGTGGACATGGTCATTGTCCTGGAAAAAGCCTTCGGCTGTAAACTCCGGGACGAACAGGCCATCCGGGAAATCCGCACCCTGGGCAACCTTTACACCTTCATCGAGACCAAGCGGAAGGAGCTGGAATGA
- a CDS encoding beta-ketoacyl synthase, which produces MSLNRVVITGLGAVSPYGVGVETLYAAMTRGQSAITEHPDLKTIKGLRCHIAGLVPELDAREIPRKHRRTMSRMSVFAVLAAMEALESARVDESTRRSEQTGVIIGTTVGSPQTLQDFFADYLREFSIEQVKSSLFFKIMGHTCAANVAQALGIEGRVMAPSAACATGAQAIGLGYEAIVLGRQRIMLCGGAEELHPLTVGIFDIINAASTGYNSDPGSSPRPFDARRDGTVCSEGGGVLVLESLDSALERGVPILAEIIGFASNSDTTNISTPDPGRIEQCMRLALADAGLEPGQVDYVNAHATATELGDPAECLAIARLFGDAVPVSGFKGHLGHTLAASGALELIVMVRMLRDGLCLPTLNLDHPAPECAMVRHVREPEPRVMNIAVKNNFALGGVNASLIVRKFSQDAATHY; this is translated from the coding sequence ATGTCGTTGAACCGGGTGGTAATCACGGGGCTGGGAGCGGTCTCGCCCTACGGCGTGGGCGTGGAGACGCTGTACGCGGCCATGACCCGAGGCCAAAGCGCGATAACCGAGCATCCGGACCTCAAGACGATCAAGGGCTTGCGCTGTCACATCGCCGGGCTCGTGCCGGAGTTGGATGCCAGGGAGATCCCCAGAAAACACCGCCGCACCATGTCCCGGATGTCCGTCTTCGCCGTGCTGGCCGCCATGGAGGCCCTGGAATCGGCCCGAGTGGACGAATCAACGCGCCGGTCCGAGCAGACCGGGGTGATCATCGGGACCACCGTGGGCAGCCCTCAGACCTTGCAGGATTTCTTCGCGGACTATTTGCGGGAATTTTCCATCGAGCAGGTCAAGTCGTCCCTGTTCTTCAAAATCATGGGCCACACCTGCGCGGCCAACGTGGCCCAGGCCCTGGGCATCGAAGGCCGGGTCATGGCTCCCTCCGCCGCCTGCGCCACCGGAGCGCAGGCCATCGGCCTGGGCTACGAGGCCATAGTCTTGGGCCGACAAAGGATCATGCTCTGCGGCGGAGCCGAGGAGCTGCATCCGTTGACCGTGGGCATTTTCGATATTATCAACGCGGCCTCCACCGGGTACAATTCCGATCCGGGCAGCTCGCCCCGACCATTCGACGCCCGACGCGACGGCACGGTCTGTTCCGAGGGCGGCGGAGTTCTCGTTCTGGAATCCCTGGATTCCGCGCTGGAGCGGGGTGTCCCGATCCTGGCCGAAATCATCGGGTTCGCCTCCAACTCCGACACCACGAATATCTCCACCCCGGACCCCGGTCGGATCGAGCAATGCATGCGCCTGGCCCTGGCCGACGCCGGGTTGGAACCCGGCCAGGTCGACTACGTCAACGCCCACGCCACGGCCACGGAACTGGGCGACCCGGCGGAATGCCTGGCCATTGCCCGACTCTTCGGCGACGCCGTGCCCGTCAGCGGCTTCAAAGGCCACCTGGGACACACCCTTGCCGCCAGCGGGGCCCTGGAACTGATCGTCATGGTGCGCATGCTCCGGGACGGTCTGTGCCTGCCGACCTTGAACCTGGACCACCCCGCCCCGGAATGCGCCATGGTTCGCCATGTCCGGGAACCGGAACCCCGCGTAATGAACATCGCCGTAAAGAACAACTTCGCCCTGGGCGGAGTCAACGCCTCATTGATCGTAAGGAAATTTTCTCAAGATGCAGCAACACATTATTGA
- the fabG gene encoding 3-oxoacyl-ACP reductase FabG: MDTTPIALITGASKGIGAATALILARDGFDIWLNYRGDHQAAATVSEAVVALGRDCRLLPFDVADSNATTVALEPLLEEATPFAVINNAGFAADTLMLTMDFEREWKRVLSVHLDGFFLVTKLVLAKMLRKRRGRVVNIVSTSGQAGMAGQVNYSAAKAGLIGATKALAQEMGKRDILVNAVAPGFIQTDMTNDLPWDAILPKIPLGRVGRPEEVAEVVSFLCSAKATYITGQTIAVNGGIYM; encoded by the coding sequence ATGGACACCACCCCCATCGCCCTGATCACCGGCGCAAGCAAGGGCATCGGCGCGGCCACGGCCCTGATCCTGGCCCGGGACGGATTCGACATCTGGCTGAATTACCGTGGAGATCACCAGGCGGCGGCGACGGTCAGCGAGGCCGTCGTCGCCCTGGGCCGGGACTGTCGGCTGTTGCCCTTTGACGTGGCCGATTCAAACGCGACCACCGTTGCCCTGGAACCGCTTCTGGAAGAGGCCACGCCCTTTGCAGTGATCAATAACGCCGGATTTGCCGCGGACACCCTGATGCTGACCATGGATTTCGAGCGGGAGTGGAAACGGGTCCTGAGCGTGCACCTGGACGGCTTTTTTCTGGTCACCAAGCTGGTTCTGGCCAAAATGTTGCGCAAGCGCCGGGGCCGGGTGGTGAACATCGTCTCCACGTCCGGGCAGGCCGGAATGGCCGGTCAAGTCAACTATTCCGCGGCCAAGGCCGGACTCATCGGCGCGACCAAGGCCTTGGCCCAGGAAATGGGCAAGCGCGATATCCTGGTCAATGCCGTGGCCCCGGGCTTCATCCAGACCGACATGACCAATGACCTGCCCTGGGACGCCATCCTGCCGAAAATTCCCCTGGGCCGAGTCGGTCGGCCCGAGGAAGTCGCCGAAGTCGTCTCTTTCCTCTGTTCCGCCAAGGCCACGTACATCACCGGCCAGACCATCGCGGTCAACGGCGGGATATACATGTAA
- a CDS encoding beta-ketoacyl synthase — translation MHQAAITGVGIVSSLGNDSDSVVRALYEGRSGIGVDQERIKLGFRSALTGLIRGFDPTRHLSRKQRKTMPEFAVQAHAATMEALALAGLDPDDLRNDRTGLVFGCDSSCLAGVEQVDMLRERLDTRSIGSGHIFRSMTSTITMNLNTLLGTRGACWTISSACSSGGHAVGQAADLIASGRQDRVLCGGAQEINWQSVCSFDGLGAFSTRMDRPRTASRPFDADRDGLVPGGGAATLLLERLDLARKRGARVLGLVRGYGFSSDGEHISVPSGDGLERAMRMALGEADWNPPTIDYICAHATSTPAGDSVEAESIARLFGTPTPPVSSLKSMTGHELWMSGAAQVVYCVLMAREGFIAPNINFERPDPASAKLDIVTATRSARLRNVLCNSAGFGGTNACLALGFPE, via the coding sequence ATGCATCAAGCAGCCATCACCGGCGTGGGGATCGTCTCTTCCTTGGGTAATGACTCGGACTCCGTGGTTCGGGCTCTGTACGAGGGCAGGTCCGGAATCGGCGTTGACCAGGAACGGATCAAGCTGGGCTTCAGAAGCGCCTTGACCGGCCTGATTCGCGGTTTCGACCCCACCAGACACCTCAGCCGCAAACAGCGCAAGACCATGCCCGAGTTCGCGGTCCAGGCCCATGCCGCGACCATGGAAGCCCTGGCCTTGGCCGGATTGGACCCGGATGATCTGCGCAACGACCGCACCGGACTGGTGTTCGGATGCGACTCCAGTTGCCTGGCCGGCGTGGAACAGGTGGACATGCTCCGCGAACGCCTGGACACGCGGTCCATCGGCAGCGGGCATATCTTTCGCTCCATGACCTCCACCATCACCATGAACCTGAACACCCTGCTGGGCACGCGGGGAGCCTGCTGGACCATCAGTTCGGCCTGCTCCAGCGGCGGGCACGCCGTGGGCCAGGCCGCGGACCTGATCGCCTCGGGCCGTCAGGACCGCGTGCTCTGCGGTGGAGCCCAGGAAATCAACTGGCAATCGGTATGCAGCTTCGACGGTTTGGGGGCCTTCTCCACCCGCATGGACCGGCCTCGGACCGCCAGCCGCCCATTTGACGCGGACCGGGATGGACTGGTGCCCGGCGGCGGCGCGGCGACCCTCCTGCTGGAACGGCTGGATCTGGCCCGCAAACGCGGTGCCCGGGTGCTCGGTCTGGTCCGCGGATACGGCTTTTCCTCGGACGGGGAGCATATCTCCGTGCCCAGCGGCGACGGCCTGGAACGGGCCATGCGCATGGCCCTGGGCGAGGCGGACTGGAACCCGCCGACAATCGACTATATCTGCGCCCACGCCACGTCCACGCCCGCCGGGGATTCCGTGGAGGCCGAAAGCATCGCCCGGCTCTTTGGAACACCCACCCCGCCCGTCTCCTCGCTGAAATCCATGACCGGCCACGAACTCTGGATGTCCGGCGCGGCCCAGGTCGTCTACTGCGTGCTCATGGCCCGGGAAGGCTTCATCGCCCCGAACATCAACTTCGAACGCCCGGACCCCGCCTCGGCCAAACTGGACATCGTCACCGCAACACGCTCCGCCCGGCTGCGCAACGTACTCTGCAACTCCGCCGGCTTCGGCGGGACCAATGCCTGTCTGGCCCTGGGTTTTCCGGAATGA
- a CDS encoding NAD(P)/FAD-dependent oxidoreductase, with the protein MKFDHVVIGSGISGLACAVILAQRGRRVAVVEKAGQAAPLLRGFNRRGIHFDTGFHYTGAYGPGEALDVYFRCLGIEDRLTKVPYNADCFDAARFPGDGFSFDFPQGYDQLRQRLHEDFPLEKEGIDAYLRIVAEEFGRSPHLNLDLPIDAIGAFNPLHEQSVATCLSGLFGDERLRALLSLHFLLYGVEPGQASMALHAQVCGSLYQSVHGIKGGGKSLAAALTRRLEELGVVLLTGRNVKRIETASDHCRGVVLEDGEVVRSDTCIAAVHPCSLLSMVDEAAFRPATRRRFQAYEETSSGFMFSAAVDEFPKILDRKNLFLCPDMDLDGYCRPDRPIEKRPFFLAAAGAENGSSARGLILLCPASMEEMRPWMHSGPRDRPESYRSMKRDLMDRVQAHVSRSIPEIGSMTMLDCATPLTFRDWVNAPSGSLYGIKQKHGQISPSPLTKIKGLYLVGQALTGPGVLGATISAFLTCGFILGPETLRKEVRQCR; encoded by the coding sequence ATGAAGTTCGACCACGTCGTCATCGGCTCGGGTATTTCCGGACTGGCCTGCGCCGTCATCCTGGCTCAGAGAGGCCGCCGGGTGGCCGTGGTGGAGAAGGCCGGGCAAGCTGCTCCGCTGCTGAGAGGGTTCAACCGTCGCGGCATTCACTTCGACACCGGGTTTCACTACACTGGCGCGTATGGGCCGGGCGAGGCTTTGGACGTCTATTTTCGCTGTCTGGGGATCGAGGACAGGCTGACCAAGGTTCCCTACAACGCCGACTGCTTCGACGCGGCGCGCTTTCCCGGGGACGGTTTTTCCTTCGACTTCCCCCAGGGTTATGATCAGCTCCGTCAACGACTGCATGAAGACTTTCCCCTGGAAAAGGAAGGCATCGACGCCTACCTGCGGATAGTGGCCGAGGAATTCGGTCGCTCCCCGCACCTGAACCTGGACCTGCCCATTGACGCCATCGGTGCGTTCAACCCCCTGCACGAGCAAAGCGTCGCGACCTGTCTGAGCGGACTGTTCGGGGACGAACGGCTACGGGCCCTGCTGTCCCTGCACTTTCTGCTTTATGGCGTGGAGCCGGGCCAGGCCTCCATGGCCCTGCACGCCCAGGTCTGCGGCTCTCTGTATCAGTCCGTGCATGGGATCAAGGGAGGCGGCAAAAGCCTGGCCGCGGCCTTGACCCGTCGCCTGGAGGAACTGGGCGTGGTCCTGCTGACCGGACGCAACGTAAAACGGATTGAGACTGCTTCCGACCACTGTCGCGGCGTGGTCCTGGAGGACGGCGAGGTCGTCCGGTCGGATACCTGCATCGCCGCCGTCCACCCGTGCTCCCTGCTGTCCATGGTCGATGAAGCTGCCTTTCGCCCCGCTACCAGACGTCGCTTCCAGGCTTACGAGGAAACTTCGTCGGGCTTCATGTTTTCCGCCGCGGTGGATGAGTTTCCCAAAATACTGGATCGCAAAAACCTGTTTCTCTGCCCGGACATGGATCTGGACGGATATTGTCGGCCCGACCGGCCCATCGAGAAGCGGCCTTTTTTCCTGGCCGCCGCCGGAGCTGAAAACGGTTCCTCGGCCAGAGGCTTGATCCTGCTCTGCCCGGCGTCCATGGAAGAAATGCGGCCCTGGATGCATTCCGGTCCACGGGACCGTCCGGAATCCTACCGGTCAATGAAGCGGGATTTGATGGATCGAGTCCAGGCCCATGTCTCACGGTCGATCCCGGAAATCGGCTCCATGACCATGCTGGACTGCGCCACGCCTTTGACGTTCAGGGACTGGGTCAACGCTCCCTCGGGCAGTCTCTACGGGATCAAGCAAAAGCACGGCCAAATTTCTCCGTCGCCCCTGACCAAGATCAAGGGCCTGTACCTGGTCGGCCAGGCCCTGACCGGCCCCGGGGTTCTGGGCGCGACGATTTCCGCCTTTCTGACCTGTGGATTCATCCTGGGGCCGGAAACGCTGCGCAAGGAGGTCCGGCAATGTCGTTGA
- a CDS encoding outer membrane lipoprotein carrier protein LolA: MTVHRLALPCFLLLLLSLGLAPTAVADEFKELTPALRERLAVIHQGTRSVQGDFEQEKRLSMFDRAFVSKGVFAVEQPGKIHWAYQEPSAFGFASDGEQVRRWNEHSGMSAPSPLARDPILSVIVDQMLAWSTMDTEKLEASFTLAVLETAPLTLELLPKARQLAAVLQRVQVSFDRDETHLQGIVLFEPDGDTTRIRFFNVRVNEDVSPGLF, encoded by the coding sequence ATGACGGTTCACCGCCTGGCCTTGCCCTGTTTTCTCCTCCTCTTGCTGTCTCTCGGACTTGCCCCAACCGCCGTGGCTGACGAATTCAAGGAATTGACGCCGGCCCTACGGGAACGTCTGGCTGTCATTCACCAAGGCACCCGATCGGTCCAAGGGGATTTTGAGCAGGAAAAGCGCCTGAGCATGTTCGACCGAGCCTTTGTTTCCAAGGGCGTCTTCGCCGTGGAGCAACCCGGCAAAATTCACTGGGCCTATCAGGAGCCCTCCGCTTTTGGATTCGCCTCGGACGGGGAACAGGTCCGGCGCTGGAACGAGCACTCCGGGATGTCCGCCCCCTCCCCTCTGGCCCGGGACCCGATCCTCTCGGTGATCGTGGACCAGATGCTGGCCTGGTCAACCATGGATACCGAGAAACTGGAAGCCTCCTTCACCCTTGCCGTACTGGAGACGGCCCCGCTTACCCTGGAACTCCTGCCCAAAGCCCGACAACTCGCGGCGGTCCTCCAGCGCGTCCAGGTCTCTTTTGATCGGGACGAAACCCACCTTCAGGGCATCGTGCTCTTCGAACCCGACGGCGACACCACCCGCATCCGCTTCTTCAACGTCCGCGTCAATGAGGACGTTTCCCCGGGACTGTTCTAG
- a CDS encoding PIN domain-containing protein — MNVLFDTNVVLDVLLDREPFADDAALLLAKVERSEITGYICATTVTTIHYLAAKVLGAQAAMGHVRSLLALFVVAPVNRVVLENALASGFADFEDAVVHASARHAGAQYIVTRNVPDFKNAAIPVLTPSELIMHMACL, encoded by the coding sequence GTGAACGTTCTCTTCGATACCAACGTGGTTCTGGACGTCCTGCTGGACAGAGAACCCTTTGCCGATGATGCCGCCCTGCTCCTGGCAAAGGTGGAACGCTCCGAAATCACGGGCTATATTTGCGCCACGACGGTGACTACGATTCATTACCTCGCGGCCAAGGTGCTCGGTGCCCAAGCAGCCATGGGCCATGTTCGCTCTTTGCTCGCCTTGTTCGTCGTCGCGCCCGTGAATCGCGTGGTGCTGGAGAACGCTCTTGCCTCTGGTTTCGCCGACTTCGAGGACGCGGTCGTCCATGCATCCGCCCGTCATGCCGGCGCACAGTACATCGTGACCAGGAACGTCCCGGATTTCAAGAATGCCGCGATTCCCGTGCTGACACCATCGGAATTGATCATGCACATGGCTTGTTTATGA
- a CDS encoding DUF6364 family protein — protein sequence MNTKLTLRLDDELIDSAKQHAARTGKSVSRIVADLFEMIRNEKQGREFPLPPVVKSLKGALKGSPVEESEYRKHLEEKYL from the coding sequence ATGAATACGAAACTGACCTTGCGCCTGGATGACGAGCTGATCGATTCGGCCAAGCAACACGCAGCTCGGACGGGTAAATCCGTTTCACGAATTGTGGCGGACCTGTTTGAAATGATCCGAAATGAAAAGCAGGGCCGGGAGTTTCCGCTGCCGCCGGTCGTGAAAAGCCTCAAAGGGGCTCTGAAAGGAAGTCCGGTGGAGGAAAGCGAGTACCGGAAACATCTGGAAGAGAAGTACCTGTGA
- a CDS encoding radical SAM protein: MKNNLSCKFSPEDIEDAKQTGRLLSMELELSRACNLRCIYCYADSGTALDAELSLSEILDAVDQAVELGARRIIVLGGGEPLVYPDILAILRHIHRRGAAIDLFTNGTRITAELAEEFMALGVSPVIKMNSMREEVQDVLADKPGTFAKIRRGLRHLRDAGYPGPDLPLGVQTVICRQNLPELPDMWAWIRDQGMVPYFETITLQGRAREHPELLVGPEEIRTLFQTLADLDKTRFGMEWDPRPPVAGLTCNRHFYTCTITVHGDVVPCPGVDITVGNIRTARLAEILHQSPVIRDLRNIRETIKGACKSCEYHHSCYGCRGMAYQHTGDYLAADPLCWRNPERISS; encoded by the coding sequence ATGAAAAATAACCTTTCCTGCAAATTTTCCCCGGAAGACATCGAAGACGCCAAGCAAACGGGACGCTTATTGTCCATGGAACTGGAATTGTCCAGGGCGTGCAATCTGCGGTGCATTTACTGCTATGCGGATTCCGGGACGGCCCTGGACGCGGAGTTGTCCCTGTCGGAGATTCTGGACGCCGTGGACCAGGCCGTGGAACTGGGGGCCAGGCGGATCATCGTCCTGGGCGGCGGGGAGCCGTTGGTTTATCCGGACATCCTGGCCATCCTGCGACATATTCACCGGCGCGGAGCGGCCATTGATCTGTTCACCAACGGCACGCGGATCACCGCCGAGCTGGCCGAGGAGTTCATGGCCCTGGGAGTCAGTCCGGTGATCAAGATGAACAGCATGCGCGAGGAAGTGCAGGACGTGCTGGCGGACAAGCCCGGGACCTTCGCGAAAATCCGCCGGGGGCTGCGCCATCTGCGCGACGCGGGATACCCCGGACCGGACCTGCCGCTGGGCGTGCAAACCGTTATCTGCCGCCAAAATCTCCCGGAATTGCCGGACATGTGGGCCTGGATTCGCGACCAGGGCATGGTCCCGTACTTCGAGACCATCACCCTCCAGGGCCGGGCCCGCGAACACCCGGAACTGCTCGTCGGCCCCGAGGAAATCCGGACCCTGTTTCAAACCCTGGCCGACCTGGACAAAACCCGCTTCGGCATGGAATGGGACCCACGCCCCCCGGTGGCCGGCCTGACCTGCAACCGCCATTTCTACACCTGCACGATAACCGTCCACGGCGACGTCGTCCCCTGCCCGGGCGTGGACATCACCGTGGGCAACATCCGCACGGCCAGGCTCGCTGAGATCCTCCACCAAAGCCCGGTGATCCGCGACCTGCGCAACATCCGCGAAACCATCAAAGGAGCCTGCAAATCCTGCGAGTACCACCATTCCTGCTACGGCTGCCGAGGCATGGCCTACCAGCATACCGGCGACTACCTGGCCGCCGACCCTCTTTGCTGGAGAAACCCGGAACGGATCAGCTCATAA
- a CDS encoding 3-hydroxyacyl-ACP dehydratase, producing the protein MIQLPHSAADLMPHKPPMRLIDTVLSVEPDGSGTAETVVRTDNIFLDRDGALLPEAVVELMAQAFAAVSGSIDLQAGRPGRTGYLVGVKKVSFPTPEANQPSVSVGDRLTVGVRPTGEFAGFVIIDAEVRRHDDLLAQGELKIWIASDGDEQGGPA; encoded by the coding sequence ATGATCCAACTCCCCCACTCCGCCGCCGACCTGATGCCCCACAAGCCTCCCATGCGCCTGATCGACACGGTCCTGTCCGTGGAGCCGGACGGCTCGGGCACGGCGGAGACCGTTGTCCGGACGGACAATATTTTTCTGGACCGGGACGGCGCGTTGCTCCCCGAGGCCGTGGTGGAACTTATGGCCCAGGCCTTTGCCGCGGTCAGCGGCTCCATTGATCTCCAGGCCGGGCGTCCGGGACGGACGGGGTATCTGGTGGGGGTGAAAAAAGTCTCGTTTCCCACTCCGGAAGCCAACCAGCCGAGCGTTTCAGTCGGCGACCGGCTGACCGTCGGAGTCCGGCCCACCGGAGAGTTCGCCGGATTCGTGATCATCGACGCGGAGGTACGTCGTCACGATGACCTTTTGGCCCAGGGAGAACTGAAAATCTGGATCGCTTCGGACGGCGATGAGCAAGGAGGCCCGGCATGA
- a CDS encoding lysophospholipid acyltransferase family protein: MILIAPFTRFEKIGLTLDRFPQPCIIVLNHLSFFDVFCMGALPHSNVGFTVRSWPFRMIWYAPFMRMAEYVDMETLGHDEALHRCGELLDRETTLVFFPEGHRGRNGKLGRFYSGAFKLAVETNVPIVPLCISGTNRLLPPGALLMAPTTIRLQALPAVDPSGYTGESGHVALRKTVKAAMAEALVSRL; the protein is encoded by the coding sequence ATGATTCTGATCGCACCTTTCACGCGCTTTGAAAAAATCGGCTTGACCCTGGACCGTTTTCCCCAGCCCTGCATCATCGTCCTGAACCATCTCTCTTTTTTTGATGTCTTCTGCATGGGTGCTCTCCCTCACAGCAACGTCGGATTCACCGTCCGCTCCTGGCCGTTCCGAATGATCTGGTATGCACCGTTCATGCGAATGGCCGAATACGTGGATATGGAGACATTGGGCCATGACGAGGCCTTGCACCGTTGCGGCGAACTGCTCGACCGCGAAACCACCTTGGTTTTCTTTCCTGAAGGACACCGAGGCCGGAACGGCAAGCTCGGCAGGTTCTACTCCGGGGCGTTCAAACTGGCCGTGGAAACCAACGTACCCATCGTACCGCTCTGCATTTCCGGCACGAACCGCCTCCTCCCGCCGGGCGCCCTGCTCATGGCCCCGACCACGATCCGTCTCCAGGCCCTGCCGGCAGTTGATCCGTCCGGTTATACCGGCGAATCCGGACACGTGGCCCTGCGCAAGACGGTCAAGGCGGCCATGGCCGAGGCGCTTGTATCCCGGTTATGA